One Qipengyuania aurantiaca genomic region harbors:
- a CDS encoding UdgX family uracil-DNA binding protein (This protein belongs to the uracil DNA glycosylase superfamily, members of which act in excision repair of DNA. However, it belongs more specifically to UdgX branch, whose founding member was found to bind uracil in DNA (where it does not belong), without cleaving it, appears to promote DNA repair by a pathway involving RecA, rather than base excision.), which translates to MTALQHVKLGTYYVVHLPEADDFDFWRERARALVQCDVPPDRIAWVEPGGSGDLFAHGERRMPVPPMDAKPVRANRRFVSLAKNTILHSDPERFALLYRLLWRLQSNPRMMEDKADLDVRRVEELDKNVRRDSHKMHAFVRFRLVESEDEEVGEHYVAWFEPEHHILRANAGFFMRRFSNMRWSILTPRGSLHWDTETMSEGPPAERHDAPGGDPMEDLWRTYYASIFNPARLKIGAMLKEMPKKYWKNMPEAALIPDLIAGAQGREAKMVEKGALEFEERPDTLEAIDKAIHGCRKCPIGQLDNHAVMGEGPQDASLMIVGEQPGDQEDQIGRPFVGPAGQLLDAHLEKVGIDRRAAYVTNAVKHFKYVQRGKRRLHQNPGAKEIDTCRWWIESEREIVKPKLVLAMGASAARSVLGKTVSITKVRGAPIALEDGSELWVTAHPSYLLRLEGPAREEQARLFDADLAAVRQRLEELA; encoded by the coding sequence ATGACCGCGCTCCAGCACGTCAAACTCGGCACTTATTACGTGGTGCATCTGCCGGAAGCCGACGACTTCGACTTCTGGCGCGAGCGGGCGCGTGCGCTGGTCCAGTGCGATGTGCCGCCCGACCGGATTGCATGGGTCGAGCCGGGCGGTAGCGGCGACCTCTTCGCGCATGGCGAGCGGCGCATGCCCGTGCCACCGATGGATGCGAAGCCGGTGCGCGCCAACCGGCGCTTCGTGAGCCTTGCGAAGAATACCATCCTCCATTCCGACCCCGAGCGCTTCGCGCTGCTCTACCGCCTGCTCTGGCGGCTCCAGTCGAACCCGCGAATGATGGAGGACAAGGCCGACCTCGACGTTCGCCGGGTGGAGGAACTCGACAAGAATGTCCGGCGCGACAGCCACAAGATGCACGCCTTCGTCCGTTTCCGGCTGGTGGAGAGCGAGGACGAGGAAGTGGGCGAGCACTACGTCGCCTGGTTCGAGCCCGAGCACCACATCCTGCGCGCCAATGCAGGCTTCTTCATGCGGCGCTTTTCGAACATGCGCTGGTCGATCCTGACCCCGCGCGGAAGCCTGCACTGGGATACCGAGACCATGTCCGAAGGCCCGCCCGCCGAGCGTCACGACGCGCCCGGCGGCGATCCGATGGAGGATCTCTGGCGCACCTATTACGCCTCCATCTTCAACCCCGCGCGGCTGAAAATCGGCGCAATGCTGAAGGAGATGCCGAAGAAATACTGGAAGAATATGCCCGAGGCTGCGCTCATCCCCGACCTCATCGCGGGCGCGCAGGGGCGTGAGGCGAAGATGGTTGAGAAGGGCGCGCTGGAATTCGAGGAACGCCCCGATACGCTCGAGGCGATCGACAAGGCGATCCATGGCTGCCGCAAATGCCCCATCGGCCAGCTCGATAACCACGCCGTCATGGGCGAGGGGCCGCAGGATGCTTCCCTGATGATCGTCGGCGAACAGCCGGGAGACCAAGAGGACCAGATCGGTCGCCCCTTTGTCGGCCCGGCAGGACAATTGCTCGACGCGCATCTGGAGAAGGTCGGTATCGACCGCCGTGCGGCCTATGTCACCAATGCGGTGAAGCATTTCAAATACGTCCAGCGCGGCAAGCGGCGGCTCCACCAGAACCCGGGCGCGAAGGAGATCGACACCTGCCGCTGGTGGATCGAGAGCGAGCGGGAGATCGTGAAGCCCAAGCTGGTGCTCGCCATGGGCGCGAGCGCGGCGCGCAGCGTTCTCGGCAAGACGGTGAGTATTACCAAGGTGCGCGGCGCCCCCATCGCGCTGGAAGATGGCAGCGAGCTGTGGGTCACGGCGCACCCTTCCTACCTCCTGCGCCTCGAAGGCCCCGCACGCGAGGAACAGGCGCGGCTGTTCGATGCCGACCTCGCCGCTGTTCGCCAGCGGCTGGAGGAGCTGGCGTGA
- a CDS encoding putative DNA modification/repair radical SAM protein, whose translation MAAQTVLQKLEILADAAKYDASCASSGTAKKNSLGGRGIGSTEGMGICHAYAPDGRCISLLKILLTNHCVFDCHYCVNRKSSNVARARFTPQEVVDLTLAFYRRNYIEGLFLSSGIVKNSNHTMEQIVEVARILREEHDFRGYIHLKTIPEADPEIVHQAGLYADRVSINVELPTDSGLTRLAPDKDARQIEGAMGKVKSDLVEAKDARKRFKHAPRFAPAGQSTQMIVGADAATDADIVGKASRLYDNFRLRRVYYSAFSPIPDASAVLPLKRPPLIREHRLYQSDWLMRFYGYKPTDVMQATEADGNLPLDIDPKLAWALKFREAFPVDVNRASKEQLLRVPGLGVKAVGKILASRRHRALRLDDVALLTQSITKVRPFIVTVDWRPITLTDRADLRSLLAPRTEQLELFAA comes from the coding sequence ATGGCCGCGCAGACTGTCCTCCAGAAGCTCGAAATTCTCGCCGATGCGGCGAAATACGATGCGTCCTGTGCGTCCTCCGGCACGGCGAAGAAGAACAGCCTTGGCGGGAGGGGTATCGGCTCGACCGAAGGGATGGGCATCTGCCACGCCTATGCGCCCGATGGCCGCTGCATCTCGCTGCTCAAGATACTGCTGACCAACCACTGCGTGTTCGACTGCCATTACTGCGTCAATCGCAAGAGCTCGAACGTGGCGCGGGCGCGCTTCACACCGCAGGAGGTGGTCGACCTGACGCTCGCCTTCTACCGCCGCAATTATATCGAGGGGCTGTTCCTCTCCTCCGGCATCGTGAAGAACTCCAACCACACGATGGAGCAGATCGTCGAAGTCGCGCGGATTTTGCGCGAAGAGCATGATTTTCGCGGCTACATCCACTTGAAGACCATCCCCGAGGCCGATCCGGAAATCGTCCATCAGGCGGGGCTCTATGCCGACCGTGTCTCGATCAATGTCGAACTGCCGACCGACAGCGGCCTTACCCGCCTCGCGCCCGACAAGGATGCGCGGCAGATTGAAGGCGCGATGGGCAAGGTGAAATCCGATCTCGTCGAGGCGAAGGATGCGAGGAAGCGCTTCAAGCACGCCCCGCGTTTCGCGCCCGCCGGCCAGTCGACGCAGATGATCGTTGGGGCCGATGCCGCGACCGATGCCGACATCGTGGGCAAGGCGAGCCGGCTCTACGACAATTTCCGCCTGCGCCGCGTTTATTACAGCGCCTTCTCGCCCATTCCCGATGCCAGCGCGGTGCTGCCGCTGAAACGCCCACCGCTGATCCGCGAACACCGGCTCTACCAGTCCGACTGGCTGATGCGTTTCTACGGGTACAAGCCGACCGATGTGATGCAGGCGACCGAGGCGGACGGCAATTTGCCGCTCGATATCGATCCCAAGCTCGCCTGGGCGCTCAAGTTTCGCGAGGCTTTCCCAGTCGATGTGAACCGCGCGAGCAAGGAGCAATTGCTGCGCGTCCCCGGCCTCGGCGTGAAGGCGGTTGGCAAGATTTTGGCGAGCCGCCGTCACCGCGCGCTGCGTCTCGATGATGTGGCCCTGCTCACCCAGTCGATCACCAAGGTGCGGCCTTTCATCGTGACCGTCGACTGGCGCCCGATCACGCTAACCGACCGCGCCGATTTGCGCAGCCTGCTCGCGCCCAGGACCGAGCAGTTGGAGCTGTTTGCCGCATGA
- a CDS encoding phosphoribosyl-AMP cyclohydrolase has protein sequence MKTIFAASALAASTLTLAACGEAAMEADTDNASADTATNSDASLPITEAEVAEAQKAWGEGIVAIGQTFTDGGDYRASAQEHIATHYAYGDGQTILFKPTLAAEDQFRESETEALSYFVGTEGTEDGGFAIAPFTAVRWENNGTVISDSGDMAVAMGNYYFTGTDGNETKVEYSFAYERGADGELDIVLHHSSMPYSAN, from the coding sequence ATGAAAACGATTTTTGCAGCCTCCGCTCTTGCCGCCAGCACCCTGACGCTCGCCGCCTGCGGAGAAGCAGCCATGGAGGCGGACACGGATAACGCATCGGCCGATACCGCAACCAATTCGGACGCCAGCCTTCCAATCACCGAGGCCGAAGTCGCCGAAGCGCAAAAGGCGTGGGGCGAAGGCATCGTCGCCATCGGCCAAACCTTTACCGATGGAGGCGATTACCGCGCCAGCGCGCAAGAACATATCGCCACGCACTACGCCTATGGCGACGGGCAAACGATCCTCTTCAAGCCCACTCTGGCTGCCGAAGACCAGTTCCGCGAGAGTGAAACTGAAGCCCTGAGCTATTTCGTCGGCACAGAAGGCACGGAAGACGGCGGCTTCGCCATCGCGCCCTTCACCGCCGTGCGCTGGGAGAACAACGGCACGGTCATTTCCGACAGCGGCGACATGGCCGTGGCCATGGGCAATTACTACTTCACCGGCACCGATGGGAACGAGACGAAGGTCGAATACTCTTTCGCTTACGAACGCGGAGCGGATGGCGAACTCGACATCGTCTTGCACCACAGTTCGATGCCCTACAGCGCGAACTGA
- a CDS encoding PilZ domain-containing protein, whose amino-acid sequence MALFQRLPQTNQDERRTVQRYTVDCPAQLKMLGGNRDGRLSDLSEAGARFETANPPQEGVSGLLAWGDYEFFGKIVWANENSCGIVFERPIPLSVVEQTCEVIEVQSGPVANFGNIPVASRGRRASLVSRDS is encoded by the coding sequence GTGGCGCTTTTCCAACGACTTCCCCAGACGAACCAGGATGAACGTCGTACCGTACAGCGCTACACTGTCGATTGCCCTGCCCAGCTCAAGATGCTCGGCGGAAACCGCGACGGGCGCCTTTCCGATTTGTCGGAAGCTGGCGCACGTTTCGAAACCGCCAATCCCCCGCAAGAAGGCGTGTCGGGTCTGCTTGCATGGGGCGATTACGAGTTCTTCGGCAAGATCGTCTGGGCGAACGAGAACAGTTGCGGCATCGTGTTCGAACGCCCGATCCCGCTAAGCGTGGTCGAGCAGACCTGCGAAGTGATCGAAGTCCAGAGCGGGCCGGTCGCCAATTTCGGTAATATCCCTGTCGCCTCCCGCGGCCGCCGCGCCTCGCTGGTTTCGCGCGACAGCTGA
- a CDS encoding DNA polymerase Y family protein, producing MAIDRWRQGASERREFDDKPLVLIADTAHGPRIEAASRAGAAAGARAGMMLADARTLCPGIVTAPYDPAGDLAFLEKLAVWAQRWGPWSAMDAPDGLLVDVTAVPHLFGGEEKLVADVEAAFAKRELTVRCAIAPTAGAAWALSHHARSGSIIGGRSGEEIERALSGLPVAALRLDQDVVTVLRRLGLKQLGELTTIGRDAIQRRFRNRKSPAANPLIRLDQLLGRVPEPLLPVVPQQMPLVQRRLLEPIRHRQLLDQVVSDLADDMARELEGRGEGARRLELGLWRVDGEVTVRRLELAAATREAAHIVRLFGAKLDDIDAGFGIEMLRLRASWAEPLALEQGDIEAAAENHGIALSALVDRLTVRLGEGAVTRPVPFASHIPERAQRWQPPLEPEPPSQGQLAFHNRPLKLLDRAEKIAVLYATPDGYPQRFRWRGEVHEVTRVEGPERIAPEWWRERGATRLRDYYRIEDQHGRRYWIYRLGIAGDGRGGAPDWYLQGLCA from the coding sequence ATGGCGATCGACCGCTGGCGGCAGGGCGCGTCCGAGCGGCGTGAGTTCGACGACAAGCCGCTCGTCCTGATTGCCGACACGGCGCACGGGCCGCGGATCGAAGCGGCCAGCCGCGCAGGCGCGGCAGCGGGGGCGCGGGCGGGCATGATGCTGGCCGATGCGCGCACGCTGTGCCCCGGAATCGTCACCGCGCCCTATGATCCGGCGGGCGACCTCGCCTTCCTCGAGAAGCTCGCCGTCTGGGCCCAGCGCTGGGGGCCGTGGTCGGCGATGGATGCGCCCGACGGGCTGCTGGTCGACGTGACGGCGGTGCCGCATCTCTTCGGTGGGGAGGAGAAACTGGTCGCCGATGTCGAAGCCGCCTTTGCCAAGCGCGAGCTGACCGTGCGCTGCGCCATCGCGCCGACGGCGGGCGCGGCTTGGGCGCTGTCGCATCACGCGCGTTCGGGCAGCATTATCGGCGGGCGTTCGGGAGAGGAGATCGAGCGGGCGCTTTCGGGGCTGCCGGTCGCGGCGCTGCGGCTGGACCAGGACGTGGTCACCGTGCTGCGCCGCCTCGGCCTGAAACAGCTGGGCGAGCTGACCACGATCGGCCGCGACGCGATCCAGCGTCGTTTCCGCAACCGCAAGTCGCCCGCCGCCAACCCGCTCATCCGGCTCGACCAGTTGCTCGGCCGCGTGCCCGAGCCGCTGTTGCCCGTGGTCCCGCAGCAAATGCCGCTGGTCCAGCGCCGCCTGCTCGAACCCATCCGCCACCGCCAGCTGCTCGACCAGGTGGTGAGCGACCTTGCCGATGACATGGCCCGCGAACTGGAAGGCCGGGGCGAGGGCGCGCGCCGGCTCGAACTGGGGTTATGGCGCGTCGATGGCGAAGTGACGGTGCGCCGCCTGGAACTCGCCGCCGCCACGCGCGAAGCGGCGCATATCGTGCGGCTGTTCGGGGCGAAGCTCGACGATATCGATGCAGGCTTCGGGATCGAGATGCTGCGCCTGCGCGCCAGTTGGGCCGAGCCGCTCGCGCTGGAGCAGGGCGATATCGAGGCGGCGGCGGAGAACCACGGCATCGCGCTGTCGGCGCTGGTAGACCGGCTGACGGTGCGGCTGGGCGAGGGGGCGGTGACGCGCCCCGTGCCTTTCGCCAGCCACATCCCCGAACGCGCCCAGCGCTGGCAGCCCCCGCTCGAACCCGAACCGCCCAGCCAGGGGCAGCTGGCCTTCCACAACCGGCCCCTGAAACTGCTCGACCGGGCCGAGAAAATCGCCGTGCTCTACGCCACGCCTGACGGCTATCCGCAACGTTTCCGCTGGCGGGGCGAGGTGCACGAGGTGACGCGCGTCGAGGGACCGGAACGCATCGCGCCCGAGTGGTGGCGCGAACGCGGGGCCACGCGGCTGCGCGACTATTACCGGATCGAGGACCAGCACGGGCGGCGCTACTGGATCTACCGGCTCGGCATCGCAGGCGACGGACGCGGCGGGGCGCCCGACTGGTATCTGCAGGGGCTGTGCGCCTGA